The sequence ttcattgcatttcataatacaatatataattgtattatgtAATTCTAATAATAACATAACCATACTGCTTCATAATGATTAGAGGACATCAGAcaacttgtttttattgcttaataatgcagaataatcatatagaaatttaaaaaaaaaactgacgtTGTGCGTCtgcgagagacgtctgtctcgccctagcagcacctgtccctctcctcctcttcagttcgcctcaacataagctCATCATATTCTGTAATGTGATTTACTCCGAGGTGTTTGACGAGGTCAGTGgtgtgttgccacaacacctcactgtcttgCCACATATATCACAAACCGCATCtgggctgtttgtggaggtaaaacgCGTCCACAAATGACTCTGTTTGcactcagccattgttgtgagtgtgcacgccaggggctgcgacacatttatacagccgtatttcgcttatgactatgaaaggcgtaagaggaagtagttccaaATCTGACTCATTAGGCAAAATCAGAACCGCCTGGGAGCGTGAATTAGGTGTTGAACTTTTTGAATCATGGTGGGATAAGGTGAATCTCACTTTTGTTATTGGGCTGCTAACATAAGATGTCCAGTGTTCTGTTTCTACCACACTCGGAGTGGCTGTCCTGACTCGGTGACTATCGAACTATATAGCAACAATAGTATGTCTTTACCCGCTGCACTTTGCTCTCTACTTTCATTCTCTTTATCCAACTCATATCCATCCCTGTAGTGAAACACTCACTGAAAATATGGGTCCTGTTTAGGAAATACTTTAATCTCTGTTACTTCTCCCCTCTCAACCCCATTGTGTCTAAACTTTCTGTCCAGTATGGTGTGTTTTGGAGTGACACAGAAGTGGAATAACTTACTTTAAGGACCTTTTCACAGCCAACAAACTAGCATCACAGGGGaggatggtgtgtgtgtttggcatgATTTGAAGATTTTGAAGCCCTGTTTTGACTGATTATAGTGGGGTGCCCAGAAATGCCAGGACTATTttttcccagtccagccctgtgtCTGTGTACACAGATAGATAGAAATCCAACCTGGGCTGTAGCTCACTTTAAGGACAAAAATGTTGGTAATCTGCTGCATGATGTGTTCTGTGAGAAATGGCAAATCAAACGCACTGCTAAGAGAACAAAACATCCCAGTGACTtcaagatggatggataaagaAGACATTGTTAAGTTCCGCAttgatttcaaaatcctacTGCTTACttataaaatcataaataacATCGCACCAAGCTACCTAAGTGTGTACTCCCAGTAGAACACTGAGATCGTCTGACCAATTGCTCTTGGTGCAACCTAAGTCACGGCTGAAACCAGAGGTGACCGTGCCTTTGCTTCAGTTGCACCTAACCTCTGCAATAACCTCCCTCATACTGTTCGCGCATCTGACTCGATCCAGACGTTCAAGTCTCGATTGAAAACCCACCTTTTTAGCTTAGCCTTCCCGGCCTCCTATGCATTTTAAGTGTACTTTCTTGCCCTcccctttcttctcttttgcttatattgtttttatcgttaagtCTTGCTTGCTTATCTGCGTACTTGTATACTTGGTTAATCAATGCTCTGCTAGCTTATCTGCCTTTGTGCTTTACTGCTGTTTTATTGGAttatgtgaagcactttggctaCCTCTGTTTTacatgtgctatacaaataaagttgtattgtattgtattgtgtaCTCTGAGACTTCTCCTGGACTCAGACAGCTCTGCATAGCAGGAATTGACTTTTGTGATGATAAAGGTgtaaactctttttttaaaggaatttgaGGCTGAGGAGGTTCAGATAACAAGGAGTAAGCATATTTCACTTCCTCTTCTTCCAAAGTGAAAGAGAGGAAATTCAGAAATTTACCAACAAAAGAATCCTTCCGTTTTTAGTTGGTTTAACTTGGATACGACCACCTGAGTATTCAGTGAAGATGATATTGAAAGTCTGGATCTtctgctttatatttatttttaattactcCAGACGTAATGAAATCATAGCTGGAGCTAGTTACAGTCCACTGGGATTCAATAAAGCAGTCAAGTATGGGATATTTGTCTGGACTTTGTTATTACAACTCTGTTGTTGTCAGGGAATACTGTATCCACAAATGTAGATATTTTAAAACCAAACAGTGGGAAACTGATTGCTTAATAAATCTCCATTCTTGAGTAAATTACTAAAGCTTGCAAGTGATAGGAAGGCCCTTACTTTAGTTACTTTACCTGaccatttaaatttaatttgagaCAAATTCCTGCTTTCTGGTAGTTTATAACTTTTTTTACACATGATTTTATTTGATGAAAACTATAACTTacttgtctgtttgttttgctatTGTTCATtaatgatattttttaaaacaaacaaacttctgAGTTCCTGTGCTGTGGTGGCGGTGATAAGAAGGGTCCGGACGCAGCctctgtggagctccacagtagGCGGAGACACGTCACCGCCACAGTAGGTAGAAACAGGCGACCTGCAGTGGAAGTTATCATTTTTAAACTTCTACTTTTTATCGTGCTGCATGGCAGAGAAACACGGATATGTTTCCTTCCTGGTCCTGGTTTAAGTAAGGGAGCTGGATTAAGGGCTTCTGTGGGTGACATGACAAAAAATAGTCTCTAAACTACATTTTGCATTGAAATATGATTTATTGTTGGTATCAGAGATGGAAAGTAATAAAGTAGAAATATTTTGTAACTGAAGTAGAATTTCCAGTTATCTGTACTTTACTTCACTACTATCTTGTGcccactttttacttttacttctgAGTGCCTGTACTTTCTACTcactacattttttaaatcaggatCGTTAGattaccccccaccccctcggACACAAGAATATTTtatactttactttactttatacTTGTATACTATATTTAAGTATACTGtaagtataaaaatattttgtattctgagtaaagtattctgattctgaaaatacagatacctgaaaattaaCTTAAATACAGCAACTAAGTATTTTTAAATTGGTACTTCCTGCCTCTGCTCTCTGTTAAGGTTTTAGAATCACAGTGGAAAGTTTAGAATTATTACTTCGTTTCAAGGAATGAATACAATGTATAGAAGTAGATCAAAAGTGCTAAAACACAACCACTCAGACTtaataaacaaaaggaaaatcagTTCAGTccaataattttttatttgcatagTGCCAGTTCACAAGAAGATGCTTCAAGGCACttgatattgtaaggtaaagaccctacaatattacagaaaccccaacaatccgaggaccccctatgagcaagcacttggcgacagtggggaggaaaaactgcctATTAACAGGCAGagacctccggcagaaccaggctcagaaagGGGCAGTCATCTGccgcgactggttgggggtgaggtaGTGACACAGATGGAACGTGTTCATGTCACTTCCTCACAGCAAACAGATGTTATTATTTAGTGTTGTCTACTATTTTTGGTGTTAAGGGAAATACAGGTCCTCCTGGGTTAGAGAGGTAATTGCCTCAGTGTATTTTTAGCATTGTTTTTAACCATATCTCTTAGTGAttgagttttaatttttttaaaagtcagtttgtgtttgttgacCAGTCTAAAAACTGATTATTTCTTTCAATGTATGAATGGGAATTATTGTTTAAAATTGTTCTTTCTGGTGTGGGAACAGGGCAGCAGGGTTCTTACTGGTGTGATGACCCGGCTGATGGGGTCTGTTACTTAATTATGGGGGTGTGTTGGTTAATCTGGAGGGTCTACTGCTTACATTCTGCAATGCCAACGTTTTGCCTACGAGAGGAGGGAggaaataaacctttttttctgtcttttgagGAATGCTTGAGATGAATCTGGTTGAGCGCCCAACCTCAGACTGCTGATATGATTTCGCCATAGAGTTTGGCTTGGCCTTGGTGGAAATCTGAGGTAGCGGGGCGTGCTTTGCGCTGACCTCAAGTGtcagttgtttattttcttctacAAGGCTGCTGTTCTTAGCCTCATATACAGAAAGGATTCGCTGTGTTGTTACTAACTGCTTTTTGAGGTCGCGATTTTCCCACTCACATCTGTGGAGTTTCTGTATGGCATCTTTGTTTTGAAGTGCAGCCTCCTGATTCAGCGTTGGCCGCAGttctttaatttctttgtcCTTTTCTGTGACCAGTTGTTTATATTTGCATAACAGGCGGTCCCGGCGGCGCTGTTCAAATACTAATGCGTGACTGGAcatgtgcatttttcttttagcgTTAAGTCTGTTTGTTCGCCGCTGCGAGAAgattttttcctgtgtttttgcaGCGTATTTGTGCAGCTCAATGGCAACCTTTAAGGAATTCTCCTCACGCAGGTCCTTTACCTGCTTCGTCAGACGGtcaatttcctgtttttgtccttCAATCGTTTGTCTTTGAGTTGAACTCATTTGAATTTCAGTTTCCAGctcttttatgttttgttgcTGCTGAAACACAATTTCTTTGTAGTGTGTGAGCTCTTTGTCcaccttttctttgtctgcCAAATTCTGGACCAGCCTTTTCTTAACTACCTTGCGCTCCTTGTTGACACAGGCAAGTTGTTTGGCCTGTGCCGTCTGCGCTTCTGCCTGCTTTTGTTTGATGAGCTCCAGTTGATTTTTCACAGCAAAATACCTGGTCTGAGACTTGGATAGCTCTGCTTGAATCATTTCTCGTTCACTATTCTTTTGTTCTGTGTCTTTTGTCAGTGACTCTATGGTGTCCTTAAATTGACTGATCACGGTCTTAGCCTCAGATAACTCCTTATTAAGTGTTTCATTCCAAAACTTGTCGTGCGTCATCTGTATTTTTAGTCTGtgttctgtttctttcagaGCATTTCTCAGACTGACAATCTCATGATCTTGGGATGTCATTTTCTTGAAGGATTCCCGCCTCTCACTTTCAAGTTTGgctatttgttcatttttcatctgcaggactttgtgttgCGTGTTAGAAAGCTGCTTTGAGGCTTCCTTTGTCTGACTTTCTATTTCCTCTCGTTTTCCTTTTAACTCTTTTACTAGTTTGTTATTGTCCAAGTCCTTTCCCAAAAGCAAATCTGACagttcattatttttcattatcaaTGCGCTTTTCTCCATAATGACCCTGTCCTTTTGCTCTTCAAAatcctctgcttttttttgccATGTTTTAATTTCAGCTTTTAATTTCTCTTCTAGTGCCTCCACTGTTTTAAGTCTGTCTCTACATTGAAACAGCGTGCTAGCCTCTACAAGATATTGTGATGTCCTTTTTTCAAAGTTGACCCTCTCTTCTTTGAGCTGGTCCTGGACTCTAAGCtcattttttatctgtttttctttttccttcagttcttttacttttaggtttttttcaGTGGTCACTTGCTTTAATTCTTGCTTCAAGGCCTCATTTTCTTTGCTCAGTCTATTGACTTTGCCTTGAAGACGAGACAGAAATTccacatctttttctttctgctcccGTCTCTTTTTTTCAGTGGCATGTTTCCTTTCCAAGTCTTTGCATTTCTTTTGAAGGTCCAggatttttttctcatatttctCTGATCCTGCAGCCTTCATCTCACATTGAGCCATACGTTTTCTTAGTTGGTCTACTTGTGAGAGATGGGCGCGGGCTTCCTGTTTAAGGCTCGAAATATCATCCACACGTTCTCTACACACCTTAACAAATTTTGATATTGTCTTCTGCTGTTCCTTGTTTAAAGCCATGAGgtgtttttctcttctccttaatttttcaatttttttatgcTGTAATTCTAGTGTGGCagctatttttaaatgaatgtatttaatttgtatttatattgtttgcGCAAAGTTATCAAGTGCAACCAGTTATCTACTCAACTAGGTAATGTGCGTTCCAAATGGAAACTcaaacttacagtttctgtCTACATGGGGTGTATTTATAGGTTTTCTTGAAACCTGACTCCGCCCCCTACAGCTATCTTCAAAGGCAATTCTGTGATGTCACAAATGGCTTTGTGACATCACAGAAAAACGTTAATGCTGTTTGTCTTATGGTAAGTGTCCTTTTTGCTCTTCTGTTcttaattagtgtgaatgctgtaaaagcattcaaacaccgttagattgcTCTTCTTTTAGACATGActgcttgtatttttctcatttttaacatttatattttttaatttattcaactttattcaacaaaaatttcccatgtatttcaatggggagacccttcaaattctcctTCAactcactcctctttcaactctaactacttccacatacattgacgtagagccaccattcaaactttcaaacgcagacaagacattcaactattcaacttgtatttatcttttcaatatctattgtactttttcttcagttccagtttaagtttcatcctttttttcagccgtttataatgggtgtgtatgggacggaatgttggcgctagagtgagacagctcaactgctagagtgagaggagggtgggaattaatcttaaaatcttttcttaaaactgctgctgtgtctgcagcgtttgctctacaggtatgattttaccctcaaaacgtagccatcactgtcctctttcatccaatgtgtttattattgtaataggtgttatggttctgtcataaatgtcaccaatgcacagcttcctccctccaactcttccatagactctaatgttaaaatggctcagaaggttcgtttgaaaatcagaagagcaggctgtctttacactgtcaccacgtccatataataaactccacaggcatgaaaactgagaattcagtagactagacattgctgccactcacggtgaaagaattttgtcaatacgacttgtaCTTTTCATTTCAATTTGATTTGTTTCAGGCTGacgtttctgttcattttaagcagcagaagtgaggtgcatgtctgtgtcgtgtgtatggagccattggatgcagtcactatagcaaccaggctcacacctgcctgcttagccctctctcactctgccaagattcatcataaacacttctctttcaactgctgctgtgtccacagtgtttgctctacagccatcattttcccctcaaaacgtcgccatcgttgttctctttccaacacagtgtctttgaaagctcagagatgtaaactttgtggatccaagtggagggatcacaatttagtcattcagtgattcaaagaatatgaacttttaatattcattcagatgttttctgactctaaattttcttttctcatttcttagtttttttaaatttacatttaaaacattttcagctattttccaacttcttttgtgcaaatgtcagcttttagcagttcagcacttttgctTTCAGGCgaaaatttctgtatttttcatctaattcgaagtttttaacttaaattcagcaattaattcatttcactgCATAGATTCAGgtatcacacatacacacacacatacacacacacacacacacacacatacacacacacacacacacacacacaggcaaggtactctttgtgtgtatgtagacgtcatatgttaatgaaccgatgcatattcatgtaacctcaataaaagaacagtgttacgggagaacgaagagagcaactggggtcaagcgaaggaacggcgcctgtccggttctctcccgtgcacgagaaacatgaagaactttgcctacttgtgtcttgctttgctgtgtaattatattgtcttcaacgttccagcgaataggttcaagctacaaacctatcactcTGCTCTCTGCTAAGGTTTTAGAATCACAGTGGAAAGTTTAGAATTATTACTTCGTTTCAAGGAATGAATACAATGTATAGAAGTAGATCAAAAGTGCTAAAACACAACCACTCAGACTtaataaacaaaaggaaaatcagTTCAGTccaataattttttatttgcatagTGCCAGTTCACAAGAAGATGCTTCAAGGCActtaatattgtaaggtaaagaccctacaatattacagaaaccccaacaatccgaggaccccctatgagcaagcacttggcgacagtggggaggaaaaactgcctATTAACAGGCAGagacctccggcagaaccaggctcagaaagGGGCAGTCATCTGccgcgactggttgggggtgaggtaGTGACACAGATGGAACGTGTTCATGTCACTTCCTCACAGCAAACAGATGTTATTATTTAGTGTTGTCTACTATTTTTGGTGTTAAGGGAAATACAGGTCCTCCTGGGTTAGAGAGGTAATTGCCTCAGTGTATTTTTAGCATTGTTTTTAACCATATCTCTTAGTGAttgagttttaattttttaaaaagtcagtttgtgtttgttgacCAGTCTAAAAACTGATTATTTCTTTCAATGTATGAATGGGAATTATTGTTTAAAATTGTTCTTTCTGGTGTGGGAACAGGGCAGCAGGGTTCTTACTGGTGTGATGACCCGGCTGATGGGGTCTGTTACTTAATTATGGGGGTGTGTTGGTTAATCTGGAGGGTCTACTGCTTACATTCTGCAATGCCAACGTTTTGCCTACGAGAGGAGGGAggaaataaacctttttttctgtcttttgagGAATGCTTGAGATGAATCTGGTTGAGCGCCCAACCTCAGACTGCTGATATGATTTCGCCATAGAGTTTGGCTTGGCCTTGGTGGAAATCTGAGGTAGCGGGGCGTGCTTTGCGCTGACCTCAAGTGtcagttgtttattttcttctacAAGGCTGCTGTTCTTAGCCTCATATACAGAAAGGATTCGCTGTGTTGTTACTAACTGCTTTTTGAGGTCGCGATTTTCCCACTCACATCTGTGGAGTTTCTGTATGGCATCTTTGTTTTGAAGTGCAGCCTCCTGATTCAGCGTTGGCCGCAGttctttaatttctttgtcCTTTTCTGTGACCAGTTGTTTATATTTGCATAACAGGCGGTCCCGGCGGCGCTGTTCAAATACTAATGCGTGACTGGAcatgtgcatttttcttttagcgTTAAGTCTGTTTGTTCGCCGCTGCGAGAAgattttttcctgtgtttttgcaGCGTATTT comes from Astatotilapia calliptera chromosome 14, fAstCal1.2, whole genome shotgun sequence and encodes:
- the LOC113036412 gene encoding putative leucine-rich repeat-containing protein DDB_G0290503, with the translated sequence MALNKEQQKTISKFVKVCRERVDDISSLKQEARAHLSQVDQLRKRMAQCEMKAAGSEKYEKKILDLQKKCKDLERKHATEKKRREQKEKDVEFLSRLQGKVNRLSKENEALKQELKQVTTEKNLKVKELKEKEKQIKNELRVQDQLKEERVNFEKRTSQYLVEASTLFQCRDRLKTVEALEEKLKAEIKTWQKKAEDFEEQKDRVIMEKSALIMKNNELSDLLLGKDLDNNKLVKELKGKREEIESQTKEASKQLSNTQHKVLQMKNEQIAKLESERRESFKKMTSQDHEIVSLRNALKETEHRLKIQMTHDKFWNETLNKELSEAKTVISQFKDTIESLTKDTEQKNSEREMIQAELSKSQTRYFAVKNQLELIKQKQAEAQTAQAKQLACVNKERKVVKKRLVQNLADKEKVDKELTHYKEIVFQQQQNIKELETEIQMSSTQRQTIEGQKQEIDRLTKQVKDLREENSLKVAIELHKYAAKTQEKIFSQRRTNRLNAKRKMHMSSHALVFEQRRRDRLLCKYKQLVTEKDKEIKELRPTLNQEAALQNKDAIQKLHRCEWENRDLKKQLVTTQRILSVYEAKNSSLVEENKQLTLEVSAKHAPLPQISTKAKPNSMAKSYQQSEVGRSTRFISSIPQKTEKKVYFLPPLVGKTLALQNVSSRPSRLTNTPP